The sequence TCCAGAGGGCTTCATTACTGGTGATGTAACCTTTGATACCACTATAAGTAGTGAAATCGGTAGATGCAGTAGAACCGGTGCCTTTGTGACATCCTCTGCTGGTACATTTATCTGAAACAGCGGTCAGAATGTAAGCGGAGGTGATGACTGCGGTGTCGCATGCAGTGACGGTGATTCCTGAGTCGGGAGCTGGTGCTTTTTCGGCAGTACATCCGTACACGAGCAGGCTAAGTAATAACACTGGCAACGCGAGTGTTTGCATGGGTCTTTTCATTTGGTCATACAATAGCTGGTTTTGTCCAGCCAGGTCTTTTAATATGGTTGAGTGATGGTTATTTGAGTGTCGATATGGTTATATGTTGGAACAAATATAGAAGATATATTTATAAATAATATTTTATTTTTCACGGGAATTTTGGGGGGATTTTTGCGGTATAATGCCTGTGGATTGCCCCTGATTTTAGGCAGGTTTCCGAAAAAAATGCAATTCATTTACAGTAATTTCATTTTTTCAAATAGCAGACAAATGCCCCACCAGGGCATATAGCAAATAATTTTTATTAAGTTACATTTGTTTTTATGAACATAGCGCAGTTATACGAAGTTTACCGTAATCATCCATCTATACAGACTGATACACGCCAGCTCAAACAGGGCGATATTTTCTTCGCGTTGAAAGGTCCCAATTTTAACGGGAATACCTACGCAGCTGCGGCATTGGAAAAGGGTGCTGTACTCGCCGTGATAGATGAAGCTGAATTCAATACGCAGCCGGACAAAATGATGCTGACAACAGATGTGCTGTCTACCTTACAGCAACTTGCGTTACATCACCGGAAACAATTGAATATTCCTTTCCTCGCCATCACCGGTACGAATGGTAAAACTACTACCAAGGAACTGGTAAGCACGGTACTGGCGGCAGCGTTCAAAACAACCGCTACTATTGGGAATCTGAATAATCATATTGGTGTGCCACTCACGATTCTGCGTATTCCTGCGGATGCTGAGATTGCAGTGATTGAAATGGGTGCGAATCATGAACATGAAATTGAAGCATATTGTAAAATTGCATTGCCAACGCATGGCATTATTACTAATATCGGAAAGGCCCACCTGGAAGGGTTTGGTAGTCCGGAAGGCGTACGTCGTGCAAAAGGTGAGTTATATGATTTTCTGAGAGCAAACGAAGGCACTGTGTTCCTGTGCAACGAATATCCATATCTTGTAGAGATGAGTAAGGGTATTCCACAGGTCATTACCTATGGACAAAAAGGTGCTACTTACACAGGTGATCCTATTGCCGACACTGCACTGCTGAGTGTAAAAGTAACAAGCGATACAGCGACCGGATTGATCCCCACACAACTGGTAGGCGCCTATAATTTTCCGAATGTAATGGCTGCTGTAGCTGTAGGTTTATACTTCAATATTCCGGGAGAAACAATACGGGAAGCCATTGCTGGCTATGTGCCTTCCAACAACCGTTCGCAGGTGATTAAACAGGGTAGTAATACTGTGATTATGGATGCGTACAATGCGAATCCTTCCAGTATGAAGGCGGCGATTGAAAACTTTGCAGGTATTGAAGCTGCACAAAAAGTATTGCTGTTAGGTGGTATGATGGAGTTGGGTGCGGATAGTGTAGAAGAGCACCAGGCGCTGGTCGATTTATTGCAGCGAACTCATTGGCATGCAGTCGTATTAGTGGGTGGCGATTTCAGTAAAGTAAAACATCCTTACATATTCATGGAAAACTCAGCAGCAGCAGCGGAATGGCTGAAGCAGCAGGAGTTTACAGATACGTATATATTAATCAAGGGATCGAGAAGTATGGGCATGGAAAAGGTCATTCAGTAAGTTCTTTATTTATCTATTCCTGCTCCGGCGGGAATAGATCTTTCTATAAAAAAAGAGACCTGCAAGCTAAAAAGCCCGCAGGTGTTCATAACCTATGCCAACTTTAGAGTATTTTGAATATACCTCCCACATTCATTTTCCAATGAATTGGGTAGATACAATATGTTTAAGGTAATTATTAGTGGTAGTCTGTTGCTTTTTGTTGTGCATTTAAATTCTTAGGTATATTAAGCTCGATCATTTACATTTCCCGAACATTCCCAAGCTATAAGTTCTAACAAATATTATTGATGATTGTTTAAATAAAAAATGTTTTTCTTTTTGAAATTAACGTGTCTGCTACAGTGTCTGAGAAATATCTACGTAACCAGATAAAAGGTGGATTTTAAAAAACTGGAAATTTTTTAAAATATTTCCTGACACAGTTCTACAAGTACACCACTGGTATCCCGGGGATGTAAAAAACAAACTAATTTATTGTCCGCGCCCTGCTTTGGTATTGGATTTAGTAAGGTAAAGCCTGCTGCAGCAAGGCGAGCCATTTCTGCATGAATATCCGCTACATCGAAGGCGATGTGGTGCATACCTTCTCCCTTTTTTTCCAAAAAACGCGCAATCACACTTTCGGGGTTTGTTGGTTCGAGTAATTCTACTTTGGTTTCGCCTTTTTGAAAGAAAGCGGTCCTGACGGCCTCGCTATCTACCTGCTCCTGTTTGTAGCAGGAAGTGTTGAGCAGCGCCTCAAACAGGGGAATAGATTTTTGTAACGATTGTACAGCAATACCTATATGTTCGACTTTCAGCATGTTAGGCAAATTAACACAAAATGGCTAAATCTCCTTCGCAACGAATTCGTACCTTGATGATAGCAATTCGTTAGATTTGTAGTATAAACTTTTGTGTATGTTGCAACTGCCTGTGTATCTTGATAACAATGCTACTACGCCCCTGGATCCAAGGGTGCTGGAAACGATGCTTCCGTTCTTTACACAGCATTTTGGCAACGCCAGCAGCCGTCATCATGCATATGGCTGGGCTGCAGAAGCTGCGATAGATCTGGCCAGGGAACAGGTAGCTGCCCTGATAGGAGCCGATCCGAAAGAAATCATCTTCACGTCCGGCGCTACGGAAGCCGATAACCTGGCCCTGAAAGGTGTATTTGAAATGTACGCGGACAAAGGCAACCATATTATTACTACCGAAGTAGAACATAAAGCCGTACTCGATACCTGCAAACACCTTGAAAAGTTGGGCGCATCTGTGACCTACCTGAAGGTGAATGAGGAAGGTATGATCGACCTGAAAGAACTTGAATCAGCTATTACTGCTAAAACGATTATTGTAGCTGTAATGTACGCCAACAACGAAATTGGGTCTATCAATCCTATCCGGGAGATCAGTGCCATCGCCAAGCGTCATGGCGTACTCATGATGAGCGACATTACCCAGGCTGCGGGCAAGGTGCCCGTGAATGTGACAAAAGACGGTATTGACCTGGCTGCATTTAGCGCACATAAATTATATGGTCCTAAAGGCATCGGTGCATTATATGTACGTCGCAAATCACCCAGAGTGAAGGTAACTGCGCAAATGGACGGTGGGGGACATGAACGTGGGATGCGCTCCGGTACCCTGAATGTGCCTGCTATTGCAGGGTTTGGCAAAGCCTGCGAACTGGCCATGCAGGAAATGGAAGAAGAAGGAAAAAGGCTGGGAGCCATGCGCGATAAGCTGGAAAATGCGTTATTACAACTGGAAGAAACATATGTAAATGGTAGCCGCGCACACCGCCTGCCACATGTAAGTAACATATCATTCAGATATGTAGAAGGAGAAGCCCTGCTGATGGGCTTTGGCAAGGAAGTCGCTTTGTCTTCCGGGTCTGCCTGTACATCAGCATCGCCTGAACCTAGCTATGTGCTGAAAGCTTTGGGATTGGGAGATGACCTTGCACATTCTTCCCTGCGCTTTGGATTGGGAAGATTCACCACTGAAGAAGAAATAGATTTTA is a genomic window of Chitinophaga sp. LS1 containing:
- a CDS encoding UDP-N-acetylmuramoyl-tripeptide--D-alanyl-D-alanine ligase codes for the protein MNIAQLYEVYRNHPSIQTDTRQLKQGDIFFALKGPNFNGNTYAAAALEKGAVLAVIDEAEFNTQPDKMMLTTDVLSTLQQLALHHRKQLNIPFLAITGTNGKTTTKELVSTVLAAAFKTTATIGNLNNHIGVPLTILRIPADAEIAVIEMGANHEHEIEAYCKIALPTHGIITNIGKAHLEGFGSPEGVRRAKGELYDFLRANEGTVFLCNEYPYLVEMSKGIPQVITYGQKGATYTGDPIADTALLSVKVTSDTATGLIPTQLVGAYNFPNVMAAVAVGLYFNIPGETIREAIAGYVPSNNRSQVIKQGSNTVIMDAYNANPSSMKAAIENFAGIEAAQKVLLLGGMMELGADSVEEHQALVDLLQRTHWHAVVLVGGDFSKVKHPYIFMENSAAAAEWLKQQEFTDTYILIKGSRSMGMEKVIQ
- the mce gene encoding methylmalonyl-CoA epimerase is translated as MLKVEHIGIAVQSLQKSIPLFEALLNTSCYKQEQVDSEAVRTAFFQKGETKVELLEPTNPESVIARFLEKKGEGMHHIAFDVADIHAEMARLAAAGFTLLNPIPKQGADNKLVCFLHPRDTSGVLVELCQEIF
- a CDS encoding IscS subfamily cysteine desulfurase: MQLPVYLDNNATTPLDPRVLETMLPFFTQHFGNASSRHHAYGWAAEAAIDLAREQVAALIGADPKEIIFTSGATEADNLALKGVFEMYADKGNHIITTEVEHKAVLDTCKHLEKLGASVTYLKVNEEGMIDLKELESAITAKTIIVAVMYANNEIGSINPIREISAIAKRHGVLMMSDITQAAGKVPVNVTKDGIDLAAFSAHKLYGPKGIGALYVRRKSPRVKVTAQMDGGGHERGMRSGTLNVPAIAGFGKACELAMQEMEEEGKRLGAMRDKLENALLQLEETYVNGSRAHRLPHVSNISFRYVEGEALLMGFGKEVALSSGSACTSASPEPSYVLKALGLGDDLAHSSLRFGLGRFTTEEEIDFTINAVTATVNRLREISPLWEMFKEGEDMNAIEWSHQ